In Oryza sativa Japonica Group chromosome 3, ASM3414082v1, one DNA window encodes the following:
- the LOC107278325 gene encoding cytochrome P450 76C1, with protein sequence MAFFLVACLPWVCFILLSLYVFQLFADARRRLPPGPWPPKPLIGDLLALGKGDQQHRSLARLADRYGPVMSLRLGTVLTVVVSTPDAMREIFHKNKDNLAGRPTADAFNAMGHSANSLLGLEHPGVRWRAIRRFSTAELLAPRRLAALQPLCRDKVRGLVRGVSELAARGEPVHVRRVALDMALSLMLSAIYSVDLDPESTAVFRSVVEEAMLLIGTANLSDLFPAIAALDLQGVRRRVAELFTITYRQYDEQVARRRPERDAGEAGKNDLLNVVLDMEREWQQKGSVLSHDAMRVLFTDLYGAGASTTSVLIEWAIADLLQNPESMRKIKEEITNVIGTNAQIQEFDIARLPYLQAVVKETLRLRAVAPLVPRRAEATIEVQGFTIPKGTNVILNLWAINRDARAWNDPDKFMPERFIGNDINYLGQNFQFVPFGVGRRICLGLPLAQKVMYLVLGTLVHQFEWTLPEELKETGIDMTEKCGMVLCLANPLKVMAKKM encoded by the exons ATGGCATTCTTCCTGGTGGCATGTCTGCCATGGGTTTGTTTCATCCTCCTCTCCCTGTACGTCTTCCAGTTGTTCGCcgatgcgcgccgccgccttccacccGGCCCATGGCCGCCGAAGCCTCTCATCGGCGACCTCCTTGCCCTTGGGAAGGGCGACCAGCAGCACCGCTCCCTCGCGCGCCTCGCTGACCGCTACGGCCCCGTCATGTCGCTCCGCCTCGGCACGGtcctcaccgtcgtcgtctCGACGCCGGACGCCATGCGCGAGATCTTCCACAAGAACAAGGATAACCTCGCGGGCCGCCCCACCGCCGACGCCTTCAACGCCATGGGGCACAGCGCCAACTCCCTCCTCGGGCTGGAGCACCCGGGCGTCAGGTGGCGCGCCATCCGGAGGTTCTCCACCGCGGAGCTGCTCGCGCCCAGGCGGCTCGCCGCGCTGCAGCCCCTGTGCCGGGACAAGGTGCGGGGCCTCGTCCGCGGCGTCTCCGAgctcgcggcgcgcggcgagcccGTGCACGTCAGGCGCGTCGCGCTCGACATGGCGCTGAGCTTGATGCTGAGCGCCATCTACTCCGTCGACCTGGACCCCGAATCGACGGCCGTGTTCAGGTCGGTGGTGGAAGAGGCCATGCTGCTGATCGGCACGGCGAACCTTTCGGACCTCTTCCCGGCGATCGCCGCCCTCGACCTCCAGGGCGTCCGCCGCAGGGTAGCGGAACTGTTCACCATCACGTACCGCCAATACGACGAGCAGGTTGCGCGTCGCAGGCCCGAGCGGGACGCCGGCGAGGCTGGCAAGAACGACTTGCTAAACGTGGTGCTCGACATGGAGCGCGAGTGGCAACAGAAGGGCTCCGTACTAAGCCACGACGCAATGAGAGTATTATTTACC GATTTATACGGTGCTGGAGCCAGTACGACCTCGGTATTAATCGAGTGGGCAATAGCAGATCTACTGCAAAATCCAGAGTCAATGCGAAAGATAAAGGAGGAGATCACAAATGTCATTGGCACGAATGCACAGATCCAAGAATTTGACATCGCCCGGCTCCCATATCTTCAGGCCGTTGTGAAAGAAACCCTTCGTCTTCGTGCTGTTGCGCCATTGGTGCCTCGCAGAGCCGAGGCAACGATAGAGGTCCAGGGCTTCACCATTCCTAAAGGCACCAACGTAATTCTGAACTTATGGGCTATCAACCGAGATGCTAGGGCATGGAATGACCCGGATAAATTCATGCCCGAGAGATTCATCGGCAATGACATCAATTATCTGGGACAAAATTTTCAGTTTGTTCCATTTGGTGTTGGACGACGCATTTGCCTTGGATTGCCACTAGCACAAAAAGTGATGTACCTTGTTCTGGGGACACTGGTGCATCAGTTTGAATGGACCCTTCCTGAAGAGCTCAAGGAGACTGGTATAGACATGACAGAAAAATGTGGAATGGTGCTATGTCTCGCAAACCCCCTCAAAGTCATGGCTAAGAAAATgtag